One Cucumis sativus cultivar 9930 chromosome 1, Cucumber_9930_V3, whole genome shotgun sequence DNA segment encodes these proteins:
- the LOC101215651 gene encoding protein IQ-DOMAIN 14, whose protein sequence is MGKATRWFKNLFGIKRDKEPTKEIPKSKPPTTAVDVQLCNNPATIPPNLSAAEAAWLKSFYSETEKEQSKHAIAVAAATAAAADAAVAAAQAAVAVVRLTSHGRGTMFGSGRERWASVKIQTCFRAYLARKALRALKGLVKLQALVRGYLVRKQATATLYSMQALIRAQATVRSQRTRRFINDARKSTERFEDTKSEHTVSVHSRRLSASLDNTTFMEESPKIVEIDTGRPKSWSRRTNTSASELSDDPFNHTLSSPLPCRTPSRLQIPDCRHFHENSDFCGGDDWRLISTAQSTPRFMGSGGGSNGPPTPAKSMCGENFFRGYLNFPNYMANTQSFKAKLRSQSAPKQRPEIGSKKRVSLNELMESRNSLSGVKMQRSCSQVQEAINFKNAVMSKLDRPSEFNNLQRKL, encoded by the exons ATGGGGAAAGCAACGAGATGGTTCAAGAACTTATTTGGGATTAAAAGAGACAAAGAACCCACAAAAGAAATTCCCAAATCAAAACCACCCACCACCGCTGTAGACGTCCAACTCTGTAACAATCCGGCCACAATACCGCCCAATTTATCAGCGGCGGAGGCCGCTTGGTTGAAATCCTTCTACTCCGAAACAGAGAAGGAACAGAGCAAACATGCCATAGCTGTAGCTGCAGCCACTGCCGCTGCAGCCGATGCGGCTGTGGCTGCAGCACAAGCCGCCGTCGCAGTTGTCCGGTTAACCAGCCACGGTAGAGGCACGATGTTCGGCAGCGGACGGGAAAGATGGGCTTCCGTTAAGATTCAAACTTGCTTCAGAGCATATCTG GCGAGGAAAGCACTTAGAGCTTTGAAAGGATTAGTGAAATTACAAGCACTTGTTAGAGGATATTTAGTTCGTAAACAAGCAACAGCAACTCTTTATAGTATGCAAGCTTTAATCAGAGCTCAAGCTACCGTTCGGTCTCAGAGAACTCGTAGATTCATAAACGACGCCAGAAAATCAACG GAGAGATTTGAGGACACAAAAAGCGAACACACAGTTTCCGTTCACAGTAGAAGACTTTCTGCTTCATTAGACAACACAACTTTTATGGAAGAAAGCCCCAAAATCGTTGAAATCGACACCGGCCGGCCAAAATCGTGGTCACGACGGACGAACACGTCGGCGTCGGAATTAAGCGATGACCCATTTAACCATACGCTTTCTTCTCCACTCCCTTGTCGGACACCTTCCCGTTTGCAAATTCCCGATTGCCGGCATTTCCACGAAAACTCTGATTTTTGCGGCGGCGATGACTGGCGTTTGATCTCGACGGCACAGAGCACTCCACGATTTATGGGATCTGGGGGTGGATCGAACGGTCCACCGACGCCGGCGAAGAGTATGTGTGGGGAGAATTTTTTCAGAGGGTATTTGAATTTTCCAAATTACATGGCGAATACTCAATCGTTTAAGGCGAAATTGAGGTCTCAGAGTGCGCCGAAACAGAGGCCGGAGATTGGATCGAAGAAAAGGGTTTCGTTGAATGAATTGATGGAATCGAGGAACAGTCTTAGTGGGGTTAAAATGCAGAGGTCTTGTTCTCAAGTTCAAGAAGCCATTAATTTCAAGAATGCAGTGATGAGTAAACTCGATCGGCCATCAGAATTCAACAATTTGCAGAGAAAAttatga
- the LOC101215894 gene encoding probable pectinesterase 53 isoform X2, translating into MSKLHPHPSLLLLLLLLLFLLLSLSFTQTHCHTKGLKPKKSSKNFLPNNSTKTQFSEQQFLKWVKFVGSLRHSVFKTAKNKLFPSFTLHVAKNPASGDFTSIQDAIDSLPFINLVRVVIKVHAGVYTEKVNIPPLKSFITIEGAGAEKTIIQWGDTAQTPGSNGQPMGTYNSATFAVNSPYFIAKNITFKNTTPVPAPGAIGKQAVAFRISADTAAFFGCRFLGAQDTLYDHLGRHYYKDCYIEGSVDFIFGNGLSLFEGCHVHAIAQYTGALTAQGRSSLLEDTGFSFVKCKVTGSGALYLGRAWGPFSRVVFAYTYMDNIIIPKGWYNWGDPNREMTVFYGQYKCTGDGASFAGRVSWSRELTDEEAKPFISLTFIDGSEWIKI; encoded by the exons ATGTCAAAACTTCACCCTCAtccttctcttctccttcttcttcttcttcttctttttcttcttcttagcTTGAGTTTCACTCAAACACACTGCCATACTAAAGGCCTAAAACCCAAGAAATCATCCAAAAACTTCCTTCCCAACAATTCAACCAAAACCCAATTCTCAGAACAACAATTCCTGAAATGGGTGAAATTCGTCGGTAGTCTCAGACACTCTGTTTTCAAAACAGCCAAGAACAagctttttccttctttcacACTCCATGTAGCTAAAAATCCCGCCTCCGGCGACTTCACGTCCATCCAAGACGCTATTGATTCCTTACCTTTCATTAATTTAGTCAGAGTCGTCATCAAAGTTCATGCAGGTGTATATAC AGAAAAAGTAAACATACCACCATTAAAATCCTTCATAACGATCGAAGGAGCAGGAGCAgagaaaacaataattcaaTGGGGAGACACAGCTCAAACACCAGGCTCAAATGGCCAACCAATGGGCACATACAACTCCGCCACATTCGCCGTAAATTCCCCATATTTCATAGCCAAAAACATCACATTCAAg aacacaaCCCCCGTTCCAGCACCAGGAGCAATCGGAAAACAAGCAGTAGCATTCAGAATATCAGCAGACACAGCAGCATTCTTCGGATGCAGATTCTTAGGAGCACAAGACACACTATACGATCATTTAGGACGACATTATTACAAAGATTGTTACATAGAAGGATCAGTAGACTTCATATTCGGAAACGGGTTATCTCTGTTCGAG GGATGTCATGTTCATGCAATAGCACAATATACGGGAGCTTTGACAGCACAAGGAAGGAGTAGCTTGTTGGAAGATACAGGATTTTCGTTTGTGAAATGTAAAGTCACGGGTTCAGGAGCTTTGTATTTGGGAAGAGCATGGGGGCCATTCTCAAGAGTGGTGTTTGCTTATACATATATggacaatattattattcctaaaggATGGTATAATTGGGGCGATCCTAACCGTGAAAT GACGGTCTTTTATGGACAATACAAGTGTACGGGAGATGGAGCGAGCTTTGCTGGTCGAGTTTCATGGTCAAGAGAACTTACAGATGAAGAGGCCAAACCTTTTATTTCTCTTACCTTCATTGATGGCTCAGAATGgatcaaaatataa
- the LOC101215894 gene encoding probable pectinesterase 53 isoform X1: MSKLHPHPSLLLLLLLLLFLLLSLSFTQTHCHTKGLKPKKSSKNFLPNNSTKTQFSEQQFLKWVKFVGSLRHSVFKTAKNKLFPSFTLHVAKNPASGDFTSIQDAIDSLPFINLVRVVIKVHAGVYTEKVNIPPLKSFITIEGAGAEKTIIQWGDTAQTPGSNGQPMGTYNSATFAVNSPYFIAKNITFKNTTPVPAPGAIGKQAVAFRISADTAAFFGCRFLGAQDTLYDHLGRHYYKDCYIEGSVDFIFGNGLSLFEGCHVHAIAQYTGALTAQGRSSLLEDTGFSFVKCKVTGSGALYLGRAWGPFSRVVFAYTYMDNIIIPKGWYNWGDPNREMYLIFSLLIPLSFFLSFVLSLLTLSFFGYKFQISKQSEETLSFCSSYVECTKTKKANFFL; this comes from the exons ATGTCAAAACTTCACCCTCAtccttctcttctccttcttcttcttcttcttctttttcttcttcttagcTTGAGTTTCACTCAAACACACTGCCATACTAAAGGCCTAAAACCCAAGAAATCATCCAAAAACTTCCTTCCCAACAATTCAACCAAAACCCAATTCTCAGAACAACAATTCCTGAAATGGGTGAAATTCGTCGGTAGTCTCAGACACTCTGTTTTCAAAACAGCCAAGAACAagctttttccttctttcacACTCCATGTAGCTAAAAATCCCGCCTCCGGCGACTTCACGTCCATCCAAGACGCTATTGATTCCTTACCTTTCATTAATTTAGTCAGAGTCGTCATCAAAGTTCATGCAGGTGTATATAC AGAAAAAGTAAACATACCACCATTAAAATCCTTCATAACGATCGAAGGAGCAGGAGCAgagaaaacaataattcaaTGGGGAGACACAGCTCAAACACCAGGCTCAAATGGCCAACCAATGGGCACATACAACTCCGCCACATTCGCCGTAAATTCCCCATATTTCATAGCCAAAAACATCACATTCAAg aacacaaCCCCCGTTCCAGCACCAGGAGCAATCGGAAAACAAGCAGTAGCATTCAGAATATCAGCAGACACAGCAGCATTCTTCGGATGCAGATTCTTAGGAGCACAAGACACACTATACGATCATTTAGGACGACATTATTACAAAGATTGTTACATAGAAGGATCAGTAGACTTCATATTCGGAAACGGGTTATCTCTGTTCGAG GGATGTCATGTTCATGCAATAGCACAATATACGGGAGCTTTGACAGCACAAGGAAGGAGTAGCTTGTTGGAAGATACAGGATTTTCGTTTGTGAAATGTAAAGTCACGGGTTCAGGAGCTTTGTATTTGGGAAGAGCATGGGGGCCATTCTCAAGAGTGGTGTTTGCTTATACATATATggacaatattattattcctaaaggATGGTATAATTGGGGCGATCCTAACCGTGAAATGTATCTCatcttttctctcttaattcccctttctttctttctttctttcgttCTTTCTTTGCTTACCCTTTCATTTTTTggttataaatttcaaatttcaaaacagaGTGAGGAAACGCTGTCGTTTTGCTCATCCTACGTGGAATGcaccaaaactaaaaaagcaaacttttttctttaa